The following coding sequences are from one Novosphingobium sp. KACC 22771 window:
- a CDS encoding efflux RND transporter periplasmic adaptor subunit, with protein sequence MMRKNSLLAAGAALALLSACSRATEEAAPEAPSPKGDLVALSDAQVKELGITVEAAQGDAPIPLASVPGTVSLPPEARVAVTSPFGGTAVKVLVIPGQQVERGAVLGVVKAAESVQFSGAMARSQAELPVAQANAARLSQLAKEGVIAASRAEEAVANLRAVQATLAENRRLLALGGASRDGTVTLRSPIAGRVASVSVETGGAVSTDGAPFVVENIAALRLDLQLPQRLAGQLRPGMPVAVEQDGRRAEGKLLSVGASLDPVTRSLVARASVAGDAGLIPGKGVTATIEAAKDSAKGVSVARTAVANLDGKDVVFVREGKNFRRQTVSVAGESGGRMVIGGGIAPGAQVVTKGVAELKAIFAGA encoded by the coding sequence GGCGATCTGGTCGCGCTGAGCGATGCGCAGGTCAAGGAATTGGGCATAACGGTCGAGGCCGCGCAGGGCGATGCGCCGATCCCGCTCGCCAGCGTGCCGGGCACGGTATCGCTGCCGCCCGAGGCGCGGGTGGCGGTCACGTCGCCCTTTGGCGGCACGGCGGTCAAGGTTCTGGTTATTCCCGGTCAGCAGGTCGAGCGCGGCGCGGTGCTGGGCGTGGTCAAGGCGGCCGAATCGGTGCAGTTCAGCGGGGCGATGGCGCGTTCGCAGGCCGAATTGCCGGTGGCGCAGGCCAATGCCGCTCGTCTGAGCCAATTGGCGAAGGAAGGCGTCATCGCCGCCTCGCGCGCCGAGGAAGCGGTGGCGAACCTGCGCGCTGTTCAGGCGACCTTGGCGGAAAACCGGCGTCTGCTGGCGCTGGGCGGGGCATCGCGCGATGGCACGGTGACCTTGCGCTCGCCCATCGCGGGCCGCGTGGCCAGTGTCAGCGTGGAAACCGGCGGCGCGGTCAGCACCGATGGCGCGCCCTTTGTGGTGGAAAATATCGCGGCGCTGCGGCTTGATCTGCAATTGCCGCAAAGGCTGGCGGGCCAATTGCGCCCCGGCATGCCGGTGGCGGTGGAGCAGGACGGGCGGCGTGCGGAGGGCAAATTGCTTTCCGTTGGCGCCTCGCTTGATCCTGTCACCCGCTCGCTGGTGGCGCGGGCCAGCGTGGCCGGGGACGCGGGCCTGATCCCGGGCAAGGGCGTGACCGCGACCATCGAGGCAGCAAAGGATAGCGCCAAGGGCGTCAGCGTGGCGCGCACGGCGGTGGCCAATCTGGATGGCAAGGACGTGGTCTTTGTCCGCGAGGGCAAGAATTTTCGCCGTCAGACGGTGAGTGTCGCGGGCGAGAGCGGCGGGCGCATGGTGATCGGCGGCGGCATCGCGCCGGGCGCGCAGGTGGTCACCAAGGGCGTGGCCGAACTCAAAGCCATTTTCGCAGGGGCCTGA
- a CDS encoding efflux RND transporter permease subunit: MLRKLVERALAARMAVLALALALAGWGIWSFLNLPIDAFPDISSTQVKVILKAPGMTPEEVESRVVAPIEMEMLGIPHQTVLRSVAKYAIADVTINFDDSTDIYWARNQVNERLTGVMGNLPSTVSGGLAPIATPLTDMFMFTIEGPQDLAEKRRVLDWVIRPALRTVPGVADVNTLGGLAESYEVVPDNQALAAAGLTVTDLSDAISTSNRNDGAGRLVAGEEALIVRSSGAIRNVADLSAVVVKSSTGRVVRVGDVAKVRIGALTRYGAVSQGARGEAVEGIVIGLRGVDAAKIVDGVKVRIEELKPSLPKGMKIAVFYDRSDLIERAVGTVEEALIEATLLVVVLLLLFLGDVRASVIVALALPMAVLLTFIAMRAVGLTANLMSLGGLAIAVGMLVDGAVVVVENVVERMSDPRHAGAGRLHNVFVAAAEVATPVASGLAIIALVFLPLLTLEGLEGKLFAPVALTIVLALLSALVLALTLVPVLSFFGLKAGDSHHEPWLMRQLGPRYGRLLDWAFAHRMPVFAAAGLSLVLAVVAYQFTGKTFLPTMDEGSAIVQLTKLPSISLPHSMEIDHAAQKAIMSKVPEVTNVISRTGSDELGLDPMGLNETDSFIILKPRSEWRVGDKEWLVNEIRKAVANLPGVQTSFTQPIEMRISEMLTGARGDLAIKIFGPDSAELGRLAEEVQRRLRAIPGTSEALTMANDKVDYLQIDIDRTAAGRVGMPIDTLQDAMRSELEGVRSGVVAEGLRRVPILIRGEGEAANPAGFADRLYRSPTGQLVRASDVAKVERTEGPVKVEHENGSRFAMVQAFVGGRDLVGYVQQAKADIGANVKLPQGYRIVWGGQFENQQRASARLAVVLPIALLMIFVVLYATLSSVRASLLILVNIPFALVGGMVSLAASGEYLSVPASVGFIALLGIAVLNGLVMVSYFRQLRDGGMDLAQAVRVGAKRRLRPVMMTATIAAFGLVPLLFATGPGSEIQKPLAIVVIGGLITSTLLTLVLLPILYERFGENRAEKADA, encoded by the coding sequence ATGTTGCGCAAACTGGTCGAACGCGCGCTGGCCGCGCGCATGGCGGTGCTGGCCTTGGCGCTGGCGCTGGCGGGATGGGGCATCTGGTCCTTTCTCAACCTGCCGATTGACGCCTTTCCCGATATCTCCTCAACCCAGGTCAAGGTGATCCTCAAGGCCCCCGGCATGACGCCCGAAGAGGTGGAGAGCCGCGTGGTGGCCCCCATCGAGATGGAAATGCTGGGCATTCCGCATCAGACCGTGCTGCGCTCTGTGGCCAAATATGCGATTGCCGACGTTACGATCAATTTCGACGACAGCACCGATATTTACTGGGCGCGCAATCAGGTGAATGAGCGCCTGACGGGGGTGATGGGCAATCTGCCCTCCACGGTCAGCGGCGGTCTGGCCCCGATTGCCACGCCTTTGACCGACATGTTCATGTTCACCATCGAAGGTCCGCAGGATCTGGCCGAAAAGCGCCGGGTGCTGGACTGGGTAATCCGACCTGCGCTGCGCACGGTGCCGGGGGTTGCCGATGTGAACACGCTGGGCGGTCTGGCGGAAAGCTATGAGGTGGTGCCGGATAATCAGGCGCTGGCGGCGGCGGGTCTGACGGTGACGGATCTCTCGGATGCCATCAGCACCTCGAACCGCAATGATGGCGCGGGCCGCCTTGTGGCGGGCGAGGAGGCGCTGATCGTGCGCTCCTCGGGCGCTATCCGCAATGTGGCTGATCTGTCGGCGGTGGTGGTGAAAAGCTCGACCGGCCGGGTTGTGCGCGTGGGCGATGTTGCCAAGGTGCGGATCGGCGCGCTCACCCGCTATGGCGCGGTCAGCCAGGGCGCGCGCGGCGAGGCGGTCGAGGGCATTGTCATCGGTCTGCGCGGCGTGGATGCGGCCAAGATCGTCGATGGCGTCAAGGTCCGGATCGAGGAATTGAAGCCCAGCCTGCCCAAGGGCATGAAAATCGCGGTGTTTTACGACCGCTCAGATCTGATCGAGCGCGCCGTGGGGACGGTTGAGGAGGCGTTGATCGAGGCGACCTTGCTGGTGGTCGTGCTGCTGCTGCTGTTCCTTGGCGATGTGCGGGCCTCGGTGATTGTTGCGCTGGCGCTGCCGATGGCGGTGCTGCTCACCTTTATCGCCATGCGCGCCGTAGGGCTTACGGCCAATCTGATGAGCCTTGGCGGGCTGGCGATTGCGGTGGGCATGCTGGTCGATGGCGCGGTCGTGGTGGTCGAAAATGTGGTCGAGCGGATGAGCGATCCGCGCCATGCCGGGGCGGGGCGGCTGCACAATGTGTTCGTTGCCGCCGCCGAGGTGGCGACGCCCGTCGCCAGCGGCCTTGCCATTATCGCACTGGTATTTCTGCCGCTGCTTACGCTCGAAGGGTTGGAAGGCAAGCTGTTCGCCCCCGTCGCGCTGACCATCGTGCTGGCGCTGCTCTCGGCTCTGGTGCTGGCGCTGACGCTGGTGCCGGTGCTGTCGTTCTTTGGGCTTAAGGCGGGGGATTCGCATCATGAACCCTGGCTGATGCGGCAATTGGGGCCGCGTTACGGGCGGCTGCTCGACTGGGCCTTTGCGCATCGAATGCCGGTCTTTGCGGCCGCAGGCCTGTCGCTGGTGCTGGCGGTGGTGGCCTATCAATTTACCGGCAAGACCTTCTTGCCGACGATGGACGAAGGCTCGGCGATCGTTCAGCTTACCAAACTGCCCTCGATCTCGCTGCCGCACAGTATGGAAATCGACCATGCCGCGCAAAAGGCGATCATGAGCAAGGTGCCCGAAGTGACCAATGTCATCTCGCGCACAGGCTCGGACGAATTGGGCCTTGATCCGATGGGGCTGAACGAGACGGACAGTTTCATCATCCTGAAACCCCGCAGTGAATGGCGTGTGGGCGACAAGGAGTGGCTGGTCAATGAAATCCGCAAGGCGGTGGCCAATCTGCCCGGCGTCCAGACCAGCTTTACCCAGCCCATCGAGATGCGCATTTCCGAAATGCTGACGGGTGCGCGCGGCGATCTGGCGATCAAGATCTTTGGTCCCGACAGCGCTGAACTCGGCCGTCTGGCCGAAGAGGTCCAGCGCCGCCTGCGCGCTATCCCCGGCACCAGCGAGGCCCTGACCATGGCCAACGACAAGGTGGATTACCTGCAAATCGACATCGACCGCACGGCGGCGGGCCGCGTGGGCATGCCCATCGACACGCTTCAGGACGCGATGCGCTCCGAATTGGAAGGCGTGCGCTCGGGCGTGGTGGCCGAAGGGTTGCGCCGCGTGCCCATCCTGATCCGGGGCGAGGGCGAGGCGGCCAATCCCGCCGGTTTCGCCGACCGTCTCTATCGCAGCCCCACCGGCCAACTGGTGCGCGCCAGCGACGTGGCCAAGGTTGAGCGCACCGAAGGCCCGGTCAAGGTCGAGCATGAAAACGGCTCGCGCTTCGCCATGGTGCAGGCTTTTGTCGGCGGGCGCGATCTGGTGGGCTATGTCCAGCAGGCCAAGGCCGATATTGGCGCCAATGTGAAATTGCCGCAGGGCTATCGCATCGTCTGGGGCGGCCAGTTTGAAAACCAGCAGCGCGCCTCGGCCCGTCTGGCGGTGGTGCTGCCGATTGCCTTGCTGATGATCTTTGTGGTGCTTTACGCCACGCTGTCTTCGGTGCGGGCCTCGTTGCTCATTCTGGTCAACATTCCCTTTGCGCTGGTGGGCGGCATGGTCTCGCTGGCGGCCTCGGGCGAGTATCTTTCGGTGCCCGCCTCGGTCGGCTTTATCGCGCTGCTGGGCATTGCCGTGCTCAACGGCCTGGTGATGGTCAGCTATTTCCGCCAATTGCGCGATGGCGGCATGGATCTGGCGCAGGCCGTGCGGGTGGGGGCCAAGCGCCGCCTGCGCCCGGTGATGATGACGGCCACGATTGCCGCCTTTGGCCTGGTGCCCCTGCTGTTCGCCACCGGGCCGGGCTCGGAAATTCAAAAGCCGCTGGCCATTGTGGTGATCGGCGGGCTGATCACCTCCACTCTGCTCACGCTGGTGCTCTTGCCGATCCTGTATGAACGGTTTGGCGAAAACCGCGCGGAGAAAGCCGATGCGTAA